From the genome of Pseudomonas hamedanensis:
CAAGGAAACACAACAGAGCCGGGATGCTGCCACCGGGCGGTTTGGCTTGGTGATGTGTACGTCTCACAACAATGCCTTTATCTGTTATGAGCTGTTCACATCCCGGGGGGAGTTGCGCAAGAACGATGCCTTGGGTGAGTTGATCATCCGCGAGCGCAAACTCGAACAACGTTCGAGAATGAGCCGTGCTGCCAGTCTGACCACTCAATTTGAAGTGACTTATCCGAAAGAGCTGCCACTGAATGTGAAGTGCCATACTCATGCGGTTGCTCAGGATTCTGCGGTTTCCAGCAGTATGGCGATCATCGACTATTTTGGCGCACTGGAAGAGCCCGCTGCTGCGATGGCGCTCAAGCAAGGGTTTTATGCACGGTTCAACGCTCCGGAGGTTGCCCGAATCGCCGATTTCATTGTCAGTTATCGACCGTTTCTCAATGCTCAGGAGCTGCGTGAGCTGGTCCGTATCCCGACGCCGCTTGAGGAGTCTCAGGAGGAAGGCGAGCGATTGCTCACCTATTTCATCGACTTGGTGGTGCCGTTCAAAAAGTGCATCGAGGACATTGCGTCCGGTGAGCATGACAAGGTGGTCGATGGGATCTACGGCTGTCTGATGGATGGTATCGGGCTGGTAGGAACGGTGGCTGGGGCCAGTTCGAAGGCGTTGAGTATTTCGGCCAAGGCCATATCCACGACATCGAAAGCTGCGCGATTCACCAAACTGGCCTTTACGTCGGCAATTTCTTTGTTCAATCCGCTCGACGGCGTACCTTCGGGTCTACAATCCGGCGCAAAACTGGCGCACAAGGGCCTGCTGCGGTTCAATAAAAACACCCACGACATTATCGCCAAGGCGAAGAGACAAATGCACACGCTCAGTGGGCGCCGGCAGTCCTATGATTTGATCGATAGCGTCGGCGGCGCGCAAGTGGGGCTCGGTAGCTGGCGCCCACGCGGCTCGGCGAGCGACGCCGTTGCTGTGCTGGCCGCTCGCCGAGACAACAAATGGTACGCCTTGAATCGTCGTGGCAACCCGTGGGGCAAACCGCTGGATGGCTTTTCCTATAACGCTCCGCTGCGTTTGCCTAACATGCCAAAGACCTTGCCAGAGAGCTATACGCGCAAGTTCATCGAGCAGAGTCTGCCTCGTGCCCGAGTGAAAATCGATAACGCGATCGAGGCCATCGCTCGGCATGACATCAAGCGCGATTGCGATCTGTTGATGAAAACGTTGTTCGGCGATACCTCATCGGTCGCCATTGATCGACTGGTGAACTACCTACGCTTGATCCGTTTCGATTTCGCAGGTTTTTCCTCGAGTAACATTGTGCTCGATACCCTCAAGGAAAACAGCACGATCGCAGCATTTGACGTGGACGGTTATGCGCGCTGGAAAAGCGCGCGGGCCAGCGAAGGGGCTGATATAGCCTTCGTCGAAGTCTATACAAAAAACCTTAACAGACACTTTGTCAGCCTGGGCTTCAACCATGACGTGGTCGCCGATGACCTGATCCATGAGCTGTTTCATGCCAGCGCGCAAACCGATGATATCGGCTATGCCACCGATGCGCTGAGCGATGCTGAAACCGGGCAGCGGCTGGATGTCGCTGCGCTGCTCAATATTGCCGCGGGCTGCCTGCCGGTCGCGCAGGACAGCACGGTCTGTCACGCGCCGTCCAAAGCGTTTGCCAATGCCGATTCCCTGGCGGTGGCGACCTCGTTGCTGAGCCAGCTTTGCACTGACAAAGCCGGCTTTGACCGCAACATGGCAGTCATTACCAGTGCCCTGGGTGCCAGTGGTGGCAAGGCCATTGTCGAGCCAGTGCTCATCACGCTGAACAAACCGGTGTGATGACTCCGGTGTTGAGTTGACGCCTGCCCCTTGACCGGTCAAACCGCCAACTCCGGCCGATCCTGAAACTGCTCGAGCGCTTCGGGATTGGCCAGGGCGTCGGTATTTTTTACCGGCTCCCCATGCACTATATTCCTCACGGCCAGCTCGACGATTTTGCCGCTGAGGGTGCGCGGTATATCCGTGACCTCGACGATTTTCGCCGGCACATGCCTTGGGGTGGTGTTGGCGCGAATCATCTGGCAGATCCGCTGTTGCAGCGTTTCATCCAGTGCCACACCGTCCTTGAGGCGCACAAACAACACCACCCGAACGTCATCCTGCCATTGCTGACCGATAGCCACACAGTCCAGCACCTCGCTGATTTTTTCCACCTGTCGATAGATCTCCGCCGTGCCGATGCGCACGCCACCGGGATTGAGCACCGCGTCGGAGCGGCCGTGAATCATCATCGCGCCGTCGGACAATTGCTCGGCGTAATCGCCTTGCGCCCAGATACCGGGAAACAGACTGAAATAGGATTTGCGCAGTTTTTCTCCATCAGCATCATTCCACAGGCCGATCGGCATCGCCGGGAAATGCCGGGTACACACCAGCTCGCCTTTTTCGCCGATCACCGGCTGACCGGCGTCGTTCCATACTTCAACCGCCATTCCCAGGCTTTTGCCCATGATCGCGCCGCGCCTTACCGGCGACAGCGGGTTGCCATTGACGAAGCAGGAAACGATGTCGGTACCGCCGGACATCGAGGCCAGGCAGACGTCGGCCTTGACGTCGCGATAGACGAAGTCATAGCTCTGTGGCGACAACGCCGAGCCGGTGCAGAGCAGGGTTTTCAGGCTGCTCAGGTCATGGCTTTGTCGCGGTTTGACGCCGCTGCTTTCCAGCGTCGCGAGGTATTTCGGACTGGTGCCGAATACGCTGATGCGCTCATCTTCGAGCAGTTCAAGCAAACGTTCCGGCCCTGGGTGAAACGGCGAACCGTCATACAGCACCACGGCGCTGCCGACCGCGAGGGCCGAGACCAGCCAGTTCCACATCATCCAGCCGCAGGTGGTGTAGTAGAACAAGCGGTCACCGGCACTGAGATCGACGTGCAAACCGTGTTCCTTGACGTGCTGCAACAACACGCCGCCGGTACTGTGGACGATGCATTTGGGCACGCCCGTGGTGCCGCTGGAGTACAGCACGTAAAGCGGATGCGCGAACGGCACCGGGACGAAGTGGGGGATTGCGCCGGGCTGATAAAAATCGTCCCACAACGTGACGTTGGCCGACGTGCGATAGTCGTCGCTGCGGGCCTGCGGCCGCGCATAAGGCACGACGATCAATTGTTGCAGCGACGGCAGTCGCGCGAGGATTTCATTGAGCTTGCTCGTCTGGTCGATGTCCTTGCCGGCGTAGCGAACCCCTGCGCAGGTGATCAGCACCTTGGGCTCGATCTGGCCGAAGCGATCAATTACCCCTTGGGTACCGAAGTCCGGCGACGAACACGACCAGATCGCGCCGAGGCTGGTGGTCGCCAGCATTGCCACCAGCGTCTGCCAAGTGTTGGGCATGCACGCCGCCACCCGGTCGCCGAGACCGACGCCGGCCGCTTGCAGACTGGCCTGGAAACCGCCGACCTGGCGGGCCAGTTCATCCCACGTCAACTGTTCGCGTTGACCGTTTTCCGCGATCGCGACCACGGCGACGGCATCGTCGCGACGACGCAGCAAATGCTCGGCAAAATTCAGTGTTGCGCCGGGAAACCATTCGGCGCTGGGCATCTGGGCGCCTTCGCGCAGCACGGCGTCGGCTTGCGTATGAAAGCGGATAGAAAAGAAATCGACGATCGCCTGCCAGAACGCTTCGCGCTGCTCGATGCTCCACTGGTGTAGGGCAGGGTAGTCGGCAAGGTGCAACGAATGACGCTGATTGATCTCGCGCCGGAAGGCATCCATGCGCGAGCGGGCGATACGGTTGGCGTCGGGTTGCCAGAGGATGTCGGACATGGGTTGCCTCTTTTTATCAGATTACGCATTGCTCTTTGTGGAAGTGAGCCTGTTCCGGGCGGCGTTCCGACGATAGCGCACTGACCGTCACTGATGCGTTGACTGGTAAATCGCTATCGTCGGAACGCCGCCCGGAACAGGCTCACTCCTACAGGGGGGGCGCGGTTACTGCGCGAGCCACCCACCGTCAATATTCCACGCCGCCCCGCGCACCTGGCTGCCAGCCTCGCTGCACAGGAACAACACCAGCTCGCCCAGATGATCAGGCGTGACGAACTCCAGCGACGGCTGCTTCTCGGCCAGCAGATCATGCTGCGCCTGCTGCGGATCGACCCCTTTGGCCGCGCGATCATCGATCTGTTTTTGCACCAGCGGCGTCAGCACCCAGCCCGGGCAAATGGCATTGCAGGTGACATTGCTGGTCGCCGTTTCCAGGCCAACCACTTTGGTCAGGCCGATTACTCCGTGTTTGGCGGCCACGTAGGCGGCTTTGCCGGTCGAACCGACCTGACCGTGCACGGAGGCGATGTTGATGACCCGGCCCCAGCCTTTCGCACGCATCCCCGGCAGGCTCAGCCGGGTGCTGTGAAACACCGAAGACAGGTTGATCGCGATGATCGAATCCCAGCGCTCGACCGGGAACTCTTCCACCGGCGCGACATGTTGAATGCCGGCGTTGTTGACCAGAATATCGACGCCGCCAAATTCGCGTTCAGCGTAGGCAACCATGTCGGCGATCTGCGCCGGATCACTCACATCGGCCGGATGATGACCGACCTTGCCGCCGTACTGGCCGACCTCGGCGATCACCTTCGACGCATCGCCAAAACCATTGAGGATCAGGTTGGCGCCAGCCTTGGCCAGGCTCAGGGCGATGCCCAGGCCGATGCCGCTGGTGGATCCGGTAACCAATGCGGTCTTGCCCGAAAGAAGGGTCATGAATACCTCACACAATGCCAGTGGCGTAGAAGGTGCCGATCACAACGAAAACCGCGAGGGTCTTGATCAGCGTAATACAGAAAATGTCTTTATAGGCTTCGCGGTGTGTCAGGCCGGTCACCGCCAGCAGGGTAATCACCGCGCCGTTGTGCGGCAGGGTGTCCATGCCGCCACTGGCCATCGCGGCCACGCGGTGCAACACTTCCAGCGGAATATTGGCTGCGTGGGCCGCGCTGATGAACTGCTCGGACATCGCTGCCAGCGCAATGCTCATGCCGCCCGACGCCGAGCCGGTGATGCCGGCCAGCAGCGTCACAGTAATCGCCTCGTTGACCAGCGGATCGGGAATTTGCTTGAGCCAGTCGGCCAACACCAGAAAGCCTGGAAGCGAGGCGATCACCGCGCCGAAACCGTATTCGGACGCGGTGTTCATCGCCGCCAGCAATGCGCCGCTGACCGCACTTTTGCTGCCCTCGGCGAGTTTGGCGCGAATCGCCTTGAAGCCGAACGCGAGCACCATGAGGATGCCGACCAGCAATGCGGCCTGCACGGCCCAGATGGCGGTGAGCTTGGCGATTTCCGTGGTCACCGGTGCGCTCATGCCCGGCAGCGCGAGGCTGTGGGTCTTGCCGTACCACTGCGGAATCCACTGGGTGAACAGCAGATTCATGATGCCCACCGCCAGCAACGGCGAGAGGGCGACCCACGGATTTGGCAGTTGCAGGTCTTCAGCGGTTTCCGGTTCGTTGCGCAGCTCGGTGCCGTAACCTTCGCCCGCACGTTGCGCCTTGTTGCGCTGACGTTGAAGAAACAGCATGCCGGCGCAGAACACGAAAATCGTGCCGATCACGCCCAGCCACGGTGCCGCCCAGGCGGTGGTGTTGAAGAACGTGCTGGGGATGATGTTCTGGATCTGCGGCGTACCGGGCAAGGCGTCCATGGTGAAGGAAAATGCGCCGAGGGCGATGGTCGCCGGGATCAGGCGCTTGGGGATATTGCTCTGGCGGAACATCTCGGCGGCAAACGGGTACACCGCAAACACCACCACAAACAGCGAGACGCCACCGTAGGTGAGCACGGCGCAGACCAGCACAATCACCAGCATCGCTTGGCTGGTGCCGAGCACGCGAATGGCGGCGGCGACGATCGAGCGCGAGAAGCCAGACAGTTCGATCAGCTTGCCGAACACCGCACCGAGCAGGAACACCGGAAAGTACAGCTTGATGAAGCCGACCATTTTTTCCATGAACACCCCGGTGAAGGCGGGCGCCACGGCGGACGGGTCGGTGAGCAGGACCGCGCCGAGGGCGGCAATCGGGGCGAAGAGGATAACGCTGTAGCCACGGTAGGCGGCCAGCATCAGCAGCGCCAGGGCTGCCAAGGCAATGATCACACTCATGGTGTGTCTCTCCAGAATTGTTATTTTTGTGGGTGGAACGGGTGTGGAGAGGGCTTAGCGAGAACTGTGCCATATCGCTAAGTTATTGAATATAAAGGCGTTGTTTGTTTTGTGAAGCTGGATTTTTGCTTTTTGTCTCTTCCTTGAGACTTGTGCTGTCTGGAACGGCGCCTTCGCGAGCAAGCCCGCTCCCACATTTGGAGTGCATTTCCCCTGGGGAGCGGGCTTGCTCGCGAAGCTTTTGCTCTTGTCTTCATAAGGAGATGTAATATCTCGATATGGAGACTAAGCCAGCCCCAGCGCCACCATTTTTTTGTACAGCGTCGAGCGTCCAAGTCCCAGCCGAACCGCAGCCTCCGGGACTTTCCCCGCGCATTGCGCCACGGTCGACTCAATCAGTTGCCGCTCGAATCGTGCCCGCGCCTGAGCAAATGTTTCCCCGGTCAGCGCTGGCACCGGCGGCGCAGCGCTACGCTCGACCGGCGTTAAAGTGCCAATGGCCGCGCGCAGATCACTTTCCGTCAGGATCAGGTCATCACTGAGCAGTGCCGCCCGTTCCAGCACATTACGCAATTCGCGGATGTTCCCCGGCCAGGCATGCTCCCCGAGCAACGCCAGCGCATCACGGTGCAATTCATGCTGTCTGCGCAGTTCTTCAAGGATCGCTTCGCTGAGCGCCGGCAAATCATCAAGGCGCTCGCGCAGCGGCGGTACGTGAATTGGCAGGACATTGAGGCGATAGTACAAATCGGCGCGAAATTCGCCGCGCTTGATCGCCGCCTGTAGGTCCGTCGAAGTAGCCGCGATCACCCGAACGTCGCTCTGGATCACCTCATTGGAACCGACCGGTTCGAACTCTTTCTCCTGCAATACGCGTAGCAATTTGCTTTGCAGCGGTAGCGGCATGTCGCCGATCTCGTCGAGAAACAACGTCCCGCCCTGAGCGATCTGCAGTTTGCCGGTGCGGCCCTTGCGGTCGGCGCCAGTGAAAGCACCGGGTGCCGTGCCGAAAAATTCGGCTTCCAGCAACGCCTCGGGAATGGCCGCACTGTTGATGCTGACGAAGGCTTTGTGGGCGCGGGGCGAAGCGCTGTGGATCGCCTGCGCGAGCAGTTCCTTGCCGGTTCCGGTTTCCCCCAGCAACAGCACCGGCGAGTCGGCACTGGCACTGCGCCGCGCCCGGCGTTTGACTTCGAGGCTGGCCGCGCTGGTGCCGATGAAATGGGCGAAGTTGTATTTGGTCTGGCGAGCGCGCAGCAGGGAGCGGGTCGAGGCGAGTTCTTCCTGCATGCTCAGGTAGCGCTTGAGCATTGGCGACAGGGTGCGCAGCTCGTCGAACAGCGCGAAACCGATCGCGCCTATCACCGTGCCGGCGTCGTCGTGAATCGGCAAGCGCATCACTACCAACGGTTCCTTCGGCGTGTCCTGCATGTCCAGCAAAATCGGGCGCCCGGTGCGCACCACTTCACGCAACAGACTGCCAGGAATCACGCTTTCACAGGCTTTGCCGATCGCGCCTGCCGCCGAATCGAGGCCGAACCGCCGGGCGTAGCGCTCGTTCATCCAGACGATATTGGCGTCGCGGTCGACAATCACCGTGCCTTCGCTCGACTGCTCGATGATTTCGAACAGTGAGCGGATCGCCAGGGTGCGCACCCGTTGATAGTCCTTGAGGCTTTCGGTGGTGTTCATGAAGGCTGATCCTGATTGTGTGTTGCCAGCGCCGGCCTTTCGCGAGCAGGCTCGCTGCCCCAATTACCCTGTGGGAGCGAGCCTGCTCGCAAAGGCCGCGACGCGGTTTCAAGCCGAGCGCCGATTATGCCTACCCCGGATGCGCCGCCGCCAACAGCTCTTTGGTATACGGGTGCTGCGGGTTGTCGAACACGTCATGACTGGCGCCGCGCTCGACCACCTGGCCGTCCTTGATCACGATCATGTCGTGCGCCAGCGCGCGCACCACTGCCAGATCATGACTGATGAACAAATAGGTCAGGCCATGTTTTTCCTGAAGCTGGCAGAGCAGGGCGACCACCTGTTTCTGCACGGTGCGATCGAGCGCCGAGGTAGGTTCGTCGAGCAGGATCAGCGCCGGTTTGAGCACCAGTGCCCGTGCAATGGCGATACGCTGACGTTGCCCGCCCGAGAACTCATGGGGATAGCGATGG
Proteins encoded in this window:
- a CDS encoding sigma-54 interaction domain-containing protein translates to MNTTESLKDYQRVRTLAIRSLFEIIEQSSEGTVIVDRDANIVWMNERYARRFGLDSAAGAIGKACESVIPGSLLREVVRTGRPILLDMQDTPKEPLVVMRLPIHDDAGTVIGAIGFALFDELRTLSPMLKRYLSMQEELASTRSLLRARQTKYNFAHFIGTSAASLEVKRRARRSASADSPVLLLGETGTGKELLAQAIHSASPRAHKAFVSINSAAIPEALLEAEFFGTAPGAFTGADRKGRTGKLQIAQGGTLFLDEIGDMPLPLQSKLLRVLQEKEFEPVGSNEVIQSDVRVIAATSTDLQAAIKRGEFRADLYYRLNVLPIHVPPLRERLDDLPALSEAILEELRRQHELHRDALALLGEHAWPGNIRELRNVLERAALLSDDLILTESDLRAAIGTLTPVERSAAPPVPALTGETFAQARARFERQLIESTVAQCAGKVPEAAVRLGLGRSTLYKKMVALGLA
- the hbdH gene encoding 3-hydroxybutyrate dehydrogenase codes for the protein MTLLSGKTALVTGSTSGIGLGIALSLAKAGANLILNGFGDASKVIAEVGQYGGKVGHHPADVSDPAQIADMVAYAEREFGGVDILVNNAGIQHVAPVEEFPVERWDSIIAINLSSVFHSTRLSLPGMRAKGWGRVINIASVHGQVGSTGKAAYVAAKHGVIGLTKVVGLETATSNVTCNAICPGWVLTPLVQKQIDDRAAKGVDPQQAQHDLLAEKQPSLEFVTPDHLGELVLFLCSEAGSQVRGAAWNIDGGWLAQ
- a CDS encoding acetoacetate--CoA ligase — protein: MSDILWQPDANRIARSRMDAFRREINQRHSLHLADYPALHQWSIEQREAFWQAIVDFFSIRFHTQADAVLREGAQMPSAEWFPGATLNFAEHLLRRRDDAVAVVAIAENGQREQLTWDELARQVGGFQASLQAAGVGLGDRVAACMPNTWQTLVAMLATTSLGAIWSCSSPDFGTQGVIDRFGQIEPKVLITCAGVRYAGKDIDQTSKLNEILARLPSLQQLIVVPYARPQARSDDYRTSANVTLWDDFYQPGAIPHFVPVPFAHPLYVLYSSGTTGVPKCIVHSTGGVLLQHVKEHGLHVDLSAGDRLFYYTTCGWMMWNWLVSALAVGSAVVLYDGSPFHPGPERLLELLEDERISVFGTSPKYLATLESSGVKPRQSHDLSSLKTLLCTGSALSPQSYDFVYRDVKADVCLASMSGGTDIVSCFVNGNPLSPVRRGAIMGKSLGMAVEVWNDAGQPVIGEKGELVCTRHFPAMPIGLWNDADGEKLRKSYFSLFPGIWAQGDYAEQLSDGAMMIHGRSDAVLNPGGVRIGTAEIYRQVEKISEVLDCVAIGQQWQDDVRVVLFVRLKDGVALDETLQQRICQMIRANTTPRHVPAKIVEVTDIPRTLSGKIVELAVRNIVHGEPVKNTDALANPEALEQFQDRPELAV
- a CDS encoding GntP family permease → MSVIIALAALALLMLAAYRGYSVILFAPIAALGAVLLTDPSAVAPAFTGVFMEKMVGFIKLYFPVFLLGAVFGKLIELSGFSRSIVAAAIRVLGTSQAMLVIVLVCAVLTYGGVSLFVVVFAVYPFAAEMFRQSNIPKRLIPATIALGAFSFTMDALPGTPQIQNIIPSTFFNTTAWAAPWLGVIGTIFVFCAGMLFLQRQRNKAQRAGEGYGTELRNEPETAEDLQLPNPWVALSPLLAVGIMNLLFTQWIPQWYGKTHSLALPGMSAPVTTEIAKLTAIWAVQAALLVGILMVLAFGFKAIRAKLAEGSKSAVSGALLAAMNTASEYGFGAVIASLPGFLVLADWLKQIPDPLVNEAITVTLLAGITGSASGGMSIALAAMSEQFISAAHAANIPLEVLHRVAAMASGGMDTLPHNGAVITLLAVTGLTHREAYKDIFCITLIKTLAVFVVIGTFYATGIV